From a single Adhaeribacter swui genomic region:
- a CDS encoding sugar kinase yields the protein MRQVITFGEIMMRLSTPGFARFSQASSFNVTYGGGEANVAVSLAYFGIPAGHVTRFPDNDLGHAATALLRQHQVATEHIVYGGDRLGLYFLETGAVARPSKVVYDRADSAFAQLEPGMLNWEEILANAQWFHWTGITPAISEGAAQSCLEAIKVANKLGITVSADINYRKNLWQYGKKAHEVMPELVAGCDIIVSSVGDASDILKISPFQDDADEFTSVCRQIMQQYPKIKKIVNTKRGSVSASHNTLSGMLWNGQELLQTITHDITHIIDRIGGGDAFMAGLIYGLLTYQNDQKALDFAVAASALKHTIEGDANLVTVAEVEPVMEGDSSGRLKR from the coding sequence CCCGTTTTTCGCAGGCAAGCAGTTTTAATGTAACTTATGGCGGCGGCGAAGCCAACGTGGCCGTATCACTGGCTTATTTTGGTATTCCGGCCGGGCACGTAACCCGTTTCCCGGATAATGATTTAGGCCACGCCGCTACGGCTTTGCTGCGGCAACACCAGGTAGCTACCGAACATATTGTTTACGGCGGCGACCGCTTAGGCCTGTATTTTCTGGAAACCGGGGCCGTAGCCCGGCCCAGCAAAGTAGTTTACGACCGCGCCGATTCGGCTTTTGCTCAACTGGAACCCGGTATGCTAAACTGGGAAGAAATACTGGCCAATGCCCAATGGTTTCACTGGACCGGTATTACGCCCGCTATCTCGGAAGGAGCCGCCCAAAGCTGCCTGGAAGCAATTAAAGTAGCTAATAAGTTAGGTATAACCGTATCGGCAGATATTAATTACCGTAAAAATTTGTGGCAATACGGCAAAAAAGCCCACGAAGTAATGCCCGAATTAGTAGCCGGCTGCGATATTATCGTGTCGAGCGTTGGCGATGCATCCGATATTTTAAAAATTTCTCCTTTCCAAGACGATGCGGATGAGTTTACTTCGGTGTGCCGGCAAATTATGCAGCAATACCCTAAAATTAAAAAAATTGTAAATACCAAACGGGGCTCGGTAAGCGCTTCGCATAATACCTTATCCGGTATGCTCTGGAATGGGCAGGAGTTGTTGCAAACCATAACCCACGATATCACCCACATTATAGACCGGATTGGCGGCGGCGATGCGTTTATGGCCGGTTTAATTTACGGGTTGCTTACTTACCAAAACGACCAAAAAGCTTTGGATTTTGCGGTAGCGGCTTCGGCGTTAAAACATACCATTGAAGGCGATGCCAACTTAGTAACCGTAGCCGAAGTGGAGCCCGTAATGGAAGGCGATAGCTCCGGCCGTTTAAAAAGATAA
- a CDS encoding MFS transporter produces the protein MQTLTKTVATGVGSYRWTICSLVFFATTINYLDRAVISLLKSNLETEFRWTETDYSNIVIAFQLSYALGMLGVGRLIDKLGTKLGYALSITLWSVAAIGHALVKSTFGFVIARSALGITEAGNFPAAIKTVAEWFPKKERALATGIFNSGTNIGAIIAPLTVPFIAVQWGWQWAFILTGLIGFIWLVAWFFIYEVPARHAKLSRTEFDYIHSDVDTATDTENSGKPVSWLKLLGFRQTWAFALGKFLTDPVWWFYLFWLPAFLKAEYGVEGTAMAMPVALVYTLSTLGSIGGGWLPLKFIRGGMPVFKARKTSMLIYAFCALPVLFSQYLGSFNMWLAVFIIGFAASAHQAWSANIFTTVSDMFPKNAIGSVTGIGGMFGGLGGMLIAKLAGLLFDHYKALGSIEIGYYIMFLVCGSAYLLAWLVMHVLAPKMKQVAV, from the coding sequence ATGCAAACATTAACTAAAACTGTTGCCACCGGAGTAGGTTCTTATCGCTGGACTATTTGTTCGCTCGTATTTTTTGCCACTACCATTAATTACCTCGACCGGGCGGTAATTAGTTTATTAAAATCTAACCTGGAAACCGAGTTCCGGTGGACCGAAACCGATTATTCTAACATTGTAATTGCTTTTCAGTTGTCGTACGCCTTGGGTATGCTGGGGGTAGGCCGGTTGATTGATAAACTAGGAACCAAATTAGGTTACGCTTTATCTATTACTTTGTGGAGTGTGGCGGCTATAGGCCACGCCTTAGTTAAAAGCACTTTTGGTTTTGTGATTGCCCGTTCGGCATTGGGTATTACCGAAGCCGGTAATTTCCCGGCGGCCATTAAAACGGTGGCCGAGTGGTTCCCGAAAAAAGAACGGGCTTTGGCTACCGGTATTTTTAATTCGGGTACCAACATCGGGGCTATTATTGCGCCTTTAACGGTGCCTTTTATTGCGGTGCAATGGGGCTGGCAATGGGCTTTTATTCTAACTGGTTTAATCGGATTTATCTGGCTGGTTGCCTGGTTTTTTATCTACGAAGTGCCTGCCCGGCACGCAAAGTTATCCCGTACCGAGTTCGATTATATTCATAGCGACGTGGATACCGCCACCGATACCGAGAATTCCGGGAAACCGGTTTCCTGGTTAAAGTTGCTGGGTTTCCGGCAAACATGGGCTTTTGCTTTAGGTAAGTTTTTAACCGATCCGGTGTGGTGGTTTTATTTGTTCTGGCTGCCGGCTTTCTTAAAAGCCGAATATGGTGTAGAAGGTACAGCCATGGCAATGCCGGTAGCCTTGGTTTATACTTTATCTACTTTGGGCAGCATTGGCGGCGGCTGGTTGCCCTTAAAATTTATCCGGGGCGGTATGCCGGTGTTTAAAGCCCGCAAAACTTCCATGCTCATTTATGCTTTTTGCGCGTTGCCGGTGTTGTTTTCGCAGTACCTAGGTTCGTTTAACATGTGGTTGGCTGTGTTTATTATTGGTTTTGCGGCCTCGGCGCACCAGGCCTGGAGCGCCAACATTTTTACGACGGTTTCGGATATGTTTCCTAAAAACGCTATTGGCTCGGTTACGGGCATTGGGGGCATGTTTGGCGGCTTAGGCGGCATGCTCATCGCGAAATTGGCCGGCTTGTTATTCGACCACTACAAAGCTTTAGGCTCCATCGAGATTGGCTATTACATTATGTTTTTGGTTTGCGGCAGCGCGTATCTGTTGGCCTGGTTGGTAATGCATGTGTTAGCCCCCAAAATGAAGCAAGTGGCTGTTTAA
- a CDS encoding TonB-dependent receptor, whose protein sequence is MNGFKYRHLLVFACFYLFLALVTIPAFAQFKLTGTLTDEATQKPVVAANIVVQNTSKGAITNEQGNFSLLLPAGNYQITFSSVGYQPQTRQVQISQDTRLDVALLQDNKQMDELTITGKAADQNIKSIQMSKIQLDMLDIKKIPVALGESDIIKVLMLQPGVTTVGEGAGGFNVRGGRVDQNLILLEGAPLFNTSHLLGFFASVSPEAIQDVSLYKGGIPAQYGGRLSSLLTLKMRPGNPEKLMLSGGISPISTRLLLEGPILKNKLTFLVGGRIAYPNWIIRAFPGDTKKNKAFFYDFNGKLQYKVNDKNFTSLTLYRSFDNFKFPEDTLYSWQSNAASWQWNSLLSDKIAVTINAIHSEYGFNTEGLKADYGFKLSSAIQHQEIKADFSYTPNPRHKLDAGASVIQYQISPGEIKPASSESNINPQKLEKEFGVEQAAYLSEQWNLLPEVSVQMGLRYSWFNNKGAGQVNVYEENVPRSAETISDTLHFRKGQSIKTYGGWEPRLALRIGINDKTAIKLNYNRTRQYLHLISNTTAISPVDFWKVSDRYVPPQIADQVGIGFFKNLKNNTWETSIEGFYKDMQSLVEYKNGARLLLNPTIETDLLPGKGKAYGVELSVHKNTGRLTGQGSYTFSRSLVALQTPYAIEQVNNGHYFPATFDRPHNLALSGLYLLSKGWTLATNFVYTTGRPATYPDGKYILNEVPVVNYSRRNADRIPDYHRLDVSFTKDTRKTKNQEKYQLWVVSFYNLYARKNPYSIYFTNDRSLTKSYKLSVFGTIIPSLTWNFNF, encoded by the coding sequence ATGAACGGATTTAAATACCGGCATTTACTGGTTTTTGCTTGCTTTTACTTATTTCTGGCGCTAGTTACCATACCTGCGTTTGCCCAATTTAAACTAACCGGTACCCTTACGGATGAAGCAACCCAAAAACCTGTAGTGGCGGCTAATATTGTAGTGCAGAATACCAGCAAAGGCGCCATCACTAACGAGCAAGGTAATTTTAGTTTATTGCTACCCGCCGGTAATTATCAAATTACTTTTTCTTCGGTGGGGTACCAGCCGCAAACCCGGCAGGTGCAAATAAGCCAAGACACCCGCCTGGATGTGGCTTTGTTGCAGGATAACAAGCAAATGGATGAATTAACCATTACGGGCAAAGCTGCCGACCAGAATATTAAAAGTATTCAGATGAGTAAAATTCAGCTGGATATGCTGGACATTAAAAAAATACCCGTTGCTCTGGGTGAAAGCGATATTATTAAAGTGCTGATGCTGCAACCCGGCGTAACTACTGTAGGCGAAGGCGCCGGCGGGTTTAACGTGCGCGGCGGGCGCGTAGATCAAAACTTAATATTATTAGAAGGAGCGCCGCTTTTTAATACCTCGCATTTGCTCGGTTTTTTTGCCAGCGTTAGTCCGGAAGCTATTCAGGATGTTTCGTTATATAAAGGAGGCATTCCGGCTCAATACGGCGGGCGACTATCTTCGTTGCTCACTTTAAAAATGCGGCCGGGTAATCCCGAAAAACTTATGCTATCGGGTGGTATTAGCCCCATAAGTACCCGTTTGTTGCTGGAAGGCCCGATTTTAAAAAATAAATTAACTTTTCTGGTGGGCGGGCGCATAGCTTACCCTAACTGGATTATTCGGGCATTTCCGGGGGATACCAAGAAAAACAAAGCTTTTTTTTATGATTTCAATGGTAAACTACAATATAAAGTAAACGACAAAAATTTCACCTCTCTTACTTTATACCGCAGTTTCGATAATTTTAAATTTCCGGAAGATACCCTTTATTCCTGGCAATCAAACGCAGCTTCGTGGCAGTGGAATAGCTTATTATCCGATAAAATAGCTGTTACTATAAATGCAATTCACAGCGAGTACGGCTTTAATACCGAAGGTTTAAAAGCGGATTATGGCTTTAAACTTTCATCTGCTATCCAACACCAGGAAATTAAAGCAGATTTTTCCTACACGCCTAATCCCCGTCATAAACTAGACGCGGGCGCCTCAGTTATTCAGTATCAAATAAGTCCCGGAGAAATAAAACCGGCCAGCTCGGAGTCCAACATTAATCCGCAAAAATTAGAAAAAGAATTTGGGGTAGAACAAGCCGCCTACCTCAGCGAGCAATGGAATTTATTACCAGAAGTTTCGGTGCAAATGGGGCTACGGTATTCCTGGTTTAATAATAAAGGCGCCGGCCAGGTAAATGTTTACGAAGAAAACGTACCCCGTAGCGCTGAAACCATCTCGGACACCTTACATTTTAGAAAAGGACAAAGCATTAAAACCTATGGCGGCTGGGAACCGCGGCTAGCCTTACGCATTGGCATTAACGATAAAACCGCTATTAAACTAAACTACAACCGTACCCGCCAGTACCTGCATTTAATATCTAATACTACGGCCATTTCGCCGGTAGATTTCTGGAAGGTGAGCGACCGGTATGTCCCCCCGCAAATTGCCGACCAGGTAGGAATTGGATTTTTTAAAAATTTAAAAAATAATACCTGGGAAACCAGCATCGAAGGGTTTTACAAGGATATGCAAAGTTTAGTGGAATACAAAAACGGCGCCCGCTTGTTGCTAAACCCTACCATTGAAACCGACTTGTTACCGGGCAAAGGCAAAGCTTACGGCGTAGAACTAAGCGTACATAAAAATACCGGTCGTTTAACCGGCCAGGGGAGTTATACCTTTTCCCGGTCGTTGGTAGCCTTGCAAACGCCTTATGCTATAGAACAAGTAAATAACGGCCACTATTTTCCGGCTACCTTCGACCGGCCGCATAACCTTGCTTTATCCGGGTTATACCTTTTAAGCAAAGGCTGGACGCTGGCTACCAATTTTGTTTATACTACCGGCCGACCAGCTACTTACCCCGATGGAAAATATATTTTAAACGAAGTACCGGTAGTTAATTACTCCCGCCGCAACGCCGACCGAATACCAGATTACCACCGGTTGGATGTTTCTTTTACCAAAGACACCCGCAAAACAAAAAACCAGGAAAAGTATCAGTTATGGGTAGTCTCGTTTTATAACCTGTATGCCCGCAAAAACCCGTATTCTATTTACTTTACCAACGACAGAAGCTTAACTAAATCTTATAAGCTTTCCGTTTTCGGAACCATTATCCCATCGCTCACCTGGAATTTTAATTTTTAA
- a CDS encoding DUF4249 domain-containing protein, with translation MLKYIASVLFLGLGMLTACIDEVNLPIRNEEQKLVVEGLITNEKPPYSVRLTYTGTFMAGRIAPASLAVSGALVTISDNTGASVTLKPIIQQPGIYRTSDSSFVGQVGKSYTLKVVTPQGKTFISSPELLLPVPPIENLTAVFKEIPDYSKPSGYQVMADTKDPAETENYYRWTAYGYSRRESLGAPRAGGICCTNCWIPVFDNRTNIYTDDFINGNYIKNREVFFAPYYARGKLFAEVSQYSLTRAAYQFWKRFQEQQSRVGSIFDPLPAPIEGNMANAENPAELALGYFGASCVSRKRLTISGDTLQLFPDYYKEFISPGDCRLAYPDASIYQPEGW, from the coding sequence ATGTTAAAGTATATAGCTTCTGTTTTGTTTTTGGGCTTAGGCATGCTTACTGCCTGCATCGACGAAGTAAATTTACCTATCCGGAACGAAGAGCAGAAATTAGTAGTAGAAGGCTTGATTACGAACGAAAAACCGCCTTACAGCGTGCGGCTTACCTATACAGGAACGTTTATGGCGGGCCGCATTGCCCCTGCTTCGTTAGCCGTTAGCGGCGCCCTGGTAACTATTTCGGATAATACCGGCGCCTCAGTTACCTTAAAGCCGATTATTCAGCAACCTGGCATTTACCGCACCTCCGATTCTAGTTTTGTGGGCCAGGTAGGAAAATCGTACACGTTAAAAGTAGTTACACCGCAGGGCAAAACATTTATATCCAGCCCCGAGTTGCTCTTACCGGTTCCACCCATCGAAAATTTAACGGCAGTTTTTAAAGAAATACCCGATTACAGTAAACCCAGTGGCTACCAGGTAATGGCCGATACCAAAGACCCCGCCGAAACCGAAAACTATTACCGCTGGACCGCCTACGGTTATAGTCGCCGGGAATCGTTGGGAGCGCCGCGAGCAGGTGGTATTTGCTGCACCAACTGCTGGATTCCGGTTTTTGATAACCGAACCAATATTTACACCGACGACTTCATAAATGGCAATTACATAAAAAACCGCGAAGTGTTTTTTGCCCCTTACTACGCCCGCGGTAAATTATTTGCCGAAGTCAGTCAATATTCGCTTACGCGCGCAGCCTACCAGTTCTGGAAACGTTTTCAGGAGCAGCAAAGCCGCGTGGGCAGTATTTTTGATCCGCTACCGGCGCCCATTGAAGGCAATATGGCCAATGCCGAAAACCCAGCAGAATTGGCATTGGGTTACTTTGGCGCATCCTGCGTTTCGCGTAAACGGCTTACGATTAGCGGCGATACCTTGCAGTTATTTCCGGACTACTACAAAGAATTTATTTCTCCCGGAGATTGCCGTTTGGCTTACCCGGATGCCAGCATTTATCAACCGGAAGGCTGGTAA
- a CDS encoding bifunctional 4-hydroxy-2-oxoglutarate aldolase/2-dehydro-3-deoxy-phosphogluconate aldolase, translated as MDYGLSTIDQGLSTKNMARFTRLQAYAKMAETGLVPVFYHSDLEVCQQVLAASYRAGVRVFEFTNRGDFAHEIFGELNKFAAQHCPEMILGAGTVFDAGTASLYMQLGACFIVSPVLKDDVAITCNRRKVGWIPGCATMGEVSRAEELGAEVVKIFPGDVVGPAFVKSLLAPMPWSTVMVTGGVKPEAENLKSWFQAGVTCVGLGSQLVPSDLLKNKNYAGIEAHMKATMDLVKQVRA; from the coding sequence GTGGACTATGGTCTATCGACTATCGACCAAGGACTGTCAACTAAAAATATGGCTCGTTTTACCCGATTGCAAGCTTACGCCAAAATGGCGGAAACCGGTTTAGTACCAGTGTTTTATCATTCAGATTTAGAAGTATGTCAGCAAGTATTGGCGGCTTCGTACCGGGCCGGCGTGCGCGTTTTTGAATTTACGAACCGCGGCGACTTTGCCCACGAAATTTTTGGCGAACTCAACAAGTTTGCAGCCCAGCATTGCCCCGAAATGATCTTGGGTGCCGGAACCGTTTTTGATGCCGGAACTGCTTCTTTATACATGCAACTTGGCGCTTGCTTTATTGTGTCGCCGGTTTTAAAAGACGATGTGGCCATTACCTGTAACCGCCGCAAAGTAGGTTGGATTCCGGGTTGCGCTACCATGGGCGAAGTGTCGCGGGCTGAAGAATTAGGCGCCGAAGTAGTAAAAATATTTCCGGGCGATGTAGTAGGGCCCGCTTTTGTAAAAAGCTTACTAGCACCTATGCCTTGGTCTACGGTAATGGTTACCGGCGGTGTTAAGCCCGAAGCCGAAAATTTAAAATCCTGGTTTCAGGCAGGCGTAACTTGCGTAGGCTTAGGCTCGCAGTTAGTACCCTCGGACTTGTTAAAAAACAAGAATTACGCCGGTATCGAAGCGCACATGAAAGCCACCATGGATCTGGTGAAGCAAGTAAGAGCATAA
- a CDS encoding Kelch repeat-containing protein: MQIPRSIAWFFLFVSSFISCKPDKEVTPSNPVINLLSVYSLDATQAEAKIELSGMSTNPNGEYGVVWSENPNPTVSANKKTFVARPENGISALQFSELPLGTTLYVKAYVRLGEAYYYSNEVSLLHQAPFVWQSLTGIEWSDKSNWVSSVALGNGIVVVRPTDEFITEVWYYFAGSNIWAQQKDLIFKASRFEPLLFKLNKFGDEATYFGGGYQIRENIPGKYIYQKDFWQYGFFYGGTEEEYPDFPFGYSTLTHFTLDNRTYVIENRAERNVWMLLNGVSWHKQNNFPGPFLGNFVGFSIGAKGYILIEEESLAGKTKSLYEYNPDTDTWLQKADFPGEDRVNGVAFSVKGKGYYGLGQAKNTPNGLRDIWQYNPEADTWQKFTDYPGLGNVQVTANTIGDKAYLGIGLRVKPSLAGAEEYQPASDFWEFNP, translated from the coding sequence ATGCAAATACCCCGTTCTATAGCCTGGTTTTTCTTATTTGTTTCGAGCTTTATCTCTTGTAAACCAGATAAAGAAGTTACGCCTTCCAATCCGGTTATTAACTTACTGTCGGTGTACTCGCTCGATGCCACCCAAGCCGAAGCCAAAATAGAATTATCCGGAATGAGTACAAACCCAAACGGAGAGTATGGCGTTGTTTGGTCCGAGAATCCCAATCCTACTGTTTCGGCTAATAAAAAAACCTTTGTTGCCCGCCCCGAAAACGGAATATCGGCTTTACAATTTTCGGAATTACCTTTAGGTACCACCCTTTATGTAAAGGCCTACGTTCGTTTAGGCGAAGCTTATTATTACAGCAACGAAGTTAGTTTATTGCACCAGGCGCCGTTTGTCTGGCAGTCGTTAACCGGTATAGAATGGTCGGATAAATCTAATTGGGTGAGTAGCGTAGCCTTGGGCAATGGCATTGTGGTAGTTCGGCCAACAGATGAGTTTATTACCGAAGTATGGTATTATTTTGCCGGCAGCAACATTTGGGCGCAACAAAAAGATCTTATTTTTAAAGCGTCGCGGTTTGAGCCGCTGTTATTTAAGCTAAACAAGTTTGGCGATGAAGCTACTTACTTTGGCGGCGGCTACCAGATCCGGGAAAACATACCCGGGAAATACATCTACCAAAAAGATTTCTGGCAATACGGCTTTTTCTACGGGGGCACCGAAGAAGAATATCCTGATTTTCCTTTTGGGTATTCTACCCTCACCCATTTTACTTTAGATAACCGGACTTATGTAATAGAAAACCGGGCCGAGCGCAACGTATGGATGTTGCTAAACGGAGTGAGTTGGCACAAACAAAATAATTTTCCGGGGCCTTTTCTGGGCAATTTTGTTGGCTTCTCCATTGGAGCTAAAGGCTACATATTAATCGAGGAAGAGTCCTTGGCGGGCAAAACCAAAAGTTTGTACGAATACAACCCCGATACAGATACCTGGCTACAAAAAGCAGACTTTCCGGGCGAAGACCGTGTAAATGGCGTTGCCTTTTCGGTGAAAGGCAAAGGTTATTATGGCTTAGGTCAGGCCAAGAATACGCCGAATGGCTTACGCGATATCTGGCAATACAATCCGGAGGCGGATACCTGGCAAAAATTCACGGATTATCCCGGCCTTGGCAACGTGCAGGTAACCGCCAATACCATCGGGGATAAAGCTTATTTAGGGATTGGACTGCGGGTAAAACCTAGTTTAGCCGGAGCAGAAGAATACCAACCCGCCTCCGATTTCTGGGAATTTAATCCTTAA